The segment GAAAGCATGGAGTTCCTGTGCACCAAGGGCGGGCAGGGGACGCTTTCGGTCGGCGGCGTTCCGCTGGATATTAAGCAGGCCAAGGCTCTGCCGTCCTCCGACTAATCAACGGCGCATCCAATTAGGCGAAATTGCTCATGAACATCTTCATGCTCCTTGAAATGGCGGCCGATGCCTTGCCCGACCGGATAGCCTTGGTGTCGGGAGACCGCGCCTACAGCTATGCCGATCTACTGCGCTTGGCACAGGCAGCCGCCACGGATCTGGCAGAGGCCGATGTCAACCGGCTGGGCTATCTCCACGTCAATTCGCCTGCAGCCCCGATCGCACTTTTTGCTGCGGCGCTGGCCGGCAAGCCTTATGTGCCGATGAATTACCGGCTGACGCGTAGCGAGTTGGACGCCTTGCTCGGGCGCATCGCGCCCGCGCGTGTCATAACGGCGCTCGAGGACATGCCCGAAGGGATCGAAACCGTCGCTCCCGACGTTTTGACCGCACCTTCGCCTCATTTGTCTACCGAACCTGTTCCGGGCGAAAACGATGTCGCGGTCGAACTCTTCACGAGCGGCACGACCGGGGCGCCCAAGGCGGCGGTCCTGCGCCACACCAATCTGCTTTCCTACATCCTTGGTACCGTCGATTTCGCTAGTGCAGATGAGGATGACGCAATCATAGTCACGGTCCCGCCCTATCATATCGCTGGAATTTCGACGATTTTGAGCTCGGTCTATGCCGGCCGCAAGATGATCCAGTTACCGGATTTCGATCCGGGCGAATGGCTGCGTCTGGTGCGCACGCACAATGTGTCAAACGCCTTTCTTGTGCCGACAATGCTCAGTCGGATCGTCGATCACGTTGAAACCGTCAGCGTTGATGCAGCAGAATTACCGAGCCTTCGCGCGCTTGCTTACGGCGGCGGCAAGATGCCGCTTGCGGTCATCGAGCGTGCCATGGCGCTGTGGCCGACCACCGATTTCACCAACGCCTATGGGCTGACCGAAACGAGCAGCACCATCTGCCTGCTCGATCCGGCGGCGCACCGTGCAGCCGCCCAGTCGAGCGACCCGATCGAGCGCCGGCGGCTTGGGTCGGTCGGACGTCCGCTGCCCACCGTCGAGGTCGTGGTGCGCGATGAAGCGGGCCGGGCGGTGGAGGCAGGCGAGCCTGGCCTGATTTTCGTGCGTGGCGATCAGGTCGCCGGCGAGTATCTGGCGACGGGGAGCCTGCTCGATGCCGATGGATGGTTTGCCACGCGTGACCGCGGCTATCTCGATGCAGAAGGCTATCTTTTTCTCGATGGACGCGATGACGATGTGATCGTCCGCGGTGGCGAGAATATCTCGCCGGGCGAAATTGAGGAGGTTCTGCAGAGCCACCCGGCCGTCGCTGAAGCCGCGGTCGTATCGATCCCCGATCCGGAGTGGGGCGAGGGCGTGGCCGCCGCGATCATCCTGAAGCCGGAGCATAGCGCCCAGGAGGAGGATCTACGCCGCTGGACACGGGAACGACTGCGCTCAAGCCGTGTGCCCCAGGCCTTCAGCTTCGTCGAAGGCCTGCCCTACAATGAAACCGGAAAATTGCTGCGGCGCGTGATCCGGGACATGTTCAGGGAACCAGTGGAATAACGCTATTTCGGTATGGTTTGAGAACCTTCAGAGCTTGGATCCCAGGCATGATGCAACCTCATCATGCCTGGTTGAGTAACGATCTCGTCGGAAGATTTCTCGCACCCTCTGTCGCCTCAATTCAGAAAAGTCGACATGTCGACGCAAACCGCGCGGAAGGCCTCGACGAAGCGGTCGGCCTGTGCCTGTGTCAGGGTCAAGGGCGGCTGCAGACGGATTACTGTATTCGAATTGGCCGTCAGGAAAGTCAGGATATTGTGATCCTGCGCCAGCTTGGTCACAAAACGCATGCAGAACATCTCGCCCAGAGAACCCTCGAACCGGCGCATCGCCTCCAGCAGATTGTCGCGCACCTGATCGGGAAGGAAGCGCCAGGTCATGTGCCAGTCTCCGGGTAGTCTAGTCGCGAACTCATGCGCGCCCGCAGAGACAGCACCTGAAAAATCCGCAGCAAATGCAACGGCGAGCATCATGCCCTTGCCTCGGATCTCGCCGATGAACGGAAATTCGGCGGTGGCCTCTTGCAGCCTCAGGCGCAAATTTTCTCCCACGGTGAAGGCCTGATCCATGATCTGACCGTCCACAAGCGCGTCCAACGCGGCCAGCCCCGCAGTCGCCGCCATGTTTCCGCCACCAAAAGTGGAACTGTGCGCCAGGAACCGGTCGCTGCTACCATAGGCGCGATCCCAGATATTCGCGCTGCACAGCGTTGCGCCAATAGGCATAAGCCCGCCCGAAAGCGATTTCGACAAGCACAGGATATCGGCGTGCACATCGTCCCATTGGCTGGCGAGAAAACGTCCCGTTCGGCCCATCCCGGTCTGCACTTCATCGAGGATCAGCAGAACGCCGTAACGGTCGCACAGTGCCCGTACACCTCGCAGATACCCTTCTGGCGGCACATGAACACCGCCCTCGCCAAGGATCGGCTCGACAATGAAGGCTGCAATTGCGTCGGTTGCGAAGCAGTGCTCCAACGCTGCCAGATCGCCGAAGGGCACAGCGAGCGCGCCGGGTAGAAGCGGACGGAACGGCCGCTGATGCTTCTCACGCCCGGTAACCGAAAGGGCCCCCAAGGTTTTGCCGTGATAGCTGTTTTCGACGTGAACGATCTGATGGTGAGGAGAAGAAGCGCGCGCCAGCTTCAGCGCCGCCTCGATCGCTTCGGTGCCCGAGTTCGAGAAGAATACCCGCTCCATGGCACCGCCCACTCTTGTGCACAGGCGTTCCGCCAGAAGCGCGGTTTGCTTGGGAAACGACACATATTGAACGAAATTTGGTTGCTCCTCCGCCAGAAAGCGCTGCAAGGCAGAAACTACGGCAGGTGGATTGTGTCCCAAGTTCAGGCAACCATATCCCGCGACGAAATCCAGATATTCCTGCCCCTGCGTGTCGGTCAGCACCACGCCCTGCGCCTTGGCAAACACATGATCGCAGTGCAGATTTTGCAGGAAATCGGCTAGATAGGGGTTGATGTGGCGGCGAAAACGCTGCGCCGTATCATAGTGATCCTGGCTGCGGCGCTGCACACTGGGCGTCTGTGGGGCGGCCTCATCACGGCCAGCTTGGTGGCGGCAGTGATAACGGCGGAAGCTGGCGACGTGGGTCGGGCTTATGCGTCGCCCATATGAAGCAAGCGGGTCGGGCATGAACCCGTGCCGCTCAGCGATTTCACCAATAGCCAACACCTTGTCCGTCTCGAGAATACGGCCGATCGAATAGATTTCCGCCCTTTGTTCCAACGCAAGGATCAGCGTTTCCGCCAGGCAAGCGTTCAGTTGCTGCTTGATCGTCAGGTTCAGGCTTTCTCCCCCGATCCGCACCTGATCCGAAGCTGTCACACAACCGCCATCGATGATCAGAATGTCCTCGCGCTTCGCGGCAGCACTCTCCTCAACATCGCGCGGTAGCGCCACATCGATCACGATCGATCCGGGCTGAAGGCGATGGGCATCGATCACACCGCCCGCCGAAGTCGCCGCGACGAAAAAGCGTGTCTCAGCGTAGAAACTTGCAATCTCGCCACTGAGACGCACCTTGTTGCGCCAGCGTTCGGGCAGATGCTCTAGCAGGTCCTCGGCCTTGGCGCCGGGGCGGTGCACGAGATCGAGTTCCACGCCGTCCTCGAGCAACAGTCGCGCAATGGCAAGCGCGATCGATCCTGGATAGCCGATGATCGCCACGCGGTGATCCGCAGGGCGCAATCGCATCCACTCCATCACCTGTGCAAGCGCTCGATAGGCCGCGTAAGCCGTCAGCGAATTACCGCTCGTCACTGGTACCGGGCTGGCATTTGCCACTTCGATCCCGTGGCGCCCGACGATCGAGGTAAAACCACCAAGGCCGACGAGATCGGCACCATCAGCCGCCAGCGATCTTGCGCCCTCAACAACCCGGATCAGGCTGGCTTTGGGATCGCGGAGCATCTCTTGCGCGGTCAGCGGAAGATAGCGCAAATGTCCCGATGCCTCAGCTCCTGTCGCGCTGACGATCCGGTCGAAATTCATGAAGGGTACGAGATTGTTGTGCGACCACAACTCGCGCGAATAGCCGCTTTGGAAATCCTCGCTATTGCGCTGGACCAGATCGAGCATTTTTACATAGCGTTTCAGCGGGACGGAGGTGGGATGAGCGATGAAGCCGAAACGCATTTCAGAACCTTTCTTCCGCATGGGCGCGCCCGGGGCGGCCATGGCTGCGCGCAAGCTGATCCTGCTGCCAGCCCGAAACATGGGCGAGCGACATGCCATCGCCTTCGTTGTTGTGGGTCAGGTTGACGGTGAAAAGGTTGATCCTGCCGCGCGCGCGCAGGTCGTCGCGCATCGCGTCGGTGTCGAGGTGGTCAATGGTCCGGGTTACCACCCGATAGCCGCAAAG is part of the Sphingomonas sp. C3-2 genome and harbors:
- a CDS encoding class I adenylate-forming enzyme family protein — protein: MNIFMLLEMAADALPDRIALVSGDRAYSYADLLRLAQAAATDLAEADVNRLGYLHVNSPAAPIALFAAALAGKPYVPMNYRLTRSELDALLGRIAPARVITALEDMPEGIETVAPDVLTAPSPHLSTEPVPGENDVAVELFTSGTTGAPKAAVLRHTNLLSYILGTVDFASADEDDAIIVTVPPYHIAGISTILSSVYAGRKMIQLPDFDPGEWLRLVRTHNVSNAFLVPTMLSRIVDHVETVSVDAAELPSLRALAYGGGKMPLAVIERAMALWPTTDFTNAYGLTETSSTICLLDPAAHRAAAQSSDPIERRRLGSVGRPLPTVEVVVRDEAGRAVEAGEPGLIFVRGDQVAGEYLATGSLLDADGWFATRDRGYLDAEGYLFLDGRDDDVIVRGGENISPGEIEEVLQSHPAVAEAAVVSIPDPEWGEGVAAAIILKPEHSAQEEDLRRWTRERLRSSRVPQAFSFVEGLPYNETGKLLRRVIRDMFREPVE
- a CDS encoding aminotransferase class III-fold pyridoxal phosphate-dependent enzyme, translating into MRAAMAAPGAPMRKKGSEMRFGFIAHPTSVPLKRYVKMLDLVQRNSEDFQSGYSRELWSHNNLVPFMNFDRIVSATGAEASGHLRYLPLTAQEMLRDPKASLIRVVEGARSLAADGADLVGLGGFTSIVGRHGIEVANASPVPVTSGNSLTAYAAYRALAQVMEWMRLRPADHRVAIIGYPGSIALAIARLLLEDGVELDLVHRPGAKAEDLLEHLPERWRNKVRLSGEIASFYAETRFFVAATSAGGVIDAHRLQPGSIVIDVALPRDVEESAAAKREDILIIDGGCVTASDQVRIGGESLNLTIKQQLNACLAETLILALEQRAEIYSIGRILETDKVLAIGEIAERHGFMPDPLASYGRRISPTHVASFRRYHCRHQAGRDEAAPQTPSVQRRSQDHYDTAQRFRRHINPYLADFLQNLHCDHVFAKAQGVVLTDTQGQEYLDFVAGYGCLNLGHNPPAVVSALQRFLAEEQPNFVQYVSFPKQTALLAERLCTRVGGAMERVFFSNSGTEAIEAALKLARASSPHHQIVHVENSYHGKTLGALSVTGREKHQRPFRPLLPGALAVPFGDLAALEHCFATDAIAAFIVEPILGEGGVHVPPEGYLRGVRALCDRYGVLLILDEVQTGMGRTGRFLASQWDDVHADILCLSKSLSGGLMPIGATLCSANIWDRAYGSSDRFLAHSSTFGGGNMAATAGLAALDALVDGQIMDQAFTVGENLRLRLQEATAEFPFIGEIRGKGMMLAVAFAADFSGAVSAGAHEFATRLPGDWHMTWRFLPDQVRDNLLEAMRRFEGSLGEMFCMRFVTKLAQDHNILTFLTANSNTVIRLQPPLTLTQAQADRFVEAFRAVCVDMSTFLN